The window TGTACATTACATCGTCACATAAGTCTCTCTCTAGCGACCTTGGTAGTAGTCAGGTCAGTAGTAGATTCATTAACATCTGAATCTTTTATTGTAGGGTTCATCTATTCCTGTCATTCTTGTTGAGAACAGCGGAAGATGCCATAAGAATGAAAGCGATGAAAAGGTGAGTTGATGGGTTTCTTCCATGTTATCTGTTGTAGTTGAACCAATGTTGAAATCAGATTTTTCCAAACGTGTGACAGATTCTTCCAGACGGTACTTCTTGGATTCCCAATCTGGTCAGCACAATGACAGAGATCTCTTTTAATGGCAACAAGGCGATTCACGTTGACAAGAAACTGGTCGAAGGGCCAAACCCAAACGAAAGAGGAAAACGACTGATTCCTTTAATCTTTGCATTCCAAGTAAGCGCCTCTCAACCATTTCAGTAAACAACACAGAATAACTTCTTAAAGGACTCTTGACTATAACATCTTTTTATTATGAATCATGTTTTGAATTGCAGTACTTGTTGGTGATGAAACCATTGGTTCGAGCAATCAAGTACGATGTTACTAGAGAGAGGAAACCGGCGTGGGAGCTGAGAGACTCCGGTTTAGCAAGTCGAAGGTCTTGAGTTGTTGACAcgagttttgtttgtttatctttgACTCTTGAGAGAGATTGTTCTGTAGTTTAAAAAGATAACTTGAGAATATGTGGTTCACAGATCTTAACAGTCGGGAAGTTTTCTTATCTAAATTATTCTCTCCAACCTCGTAAATCGTAATTAAAGAGCTTCTTAGTGATAATTCCATAATTAATGAGAAAGTAACCGCTGcagttatttttgaaaactagTATACtattgaaaaagtaaaaaattaaatatttattagagAGGAACGAAGAAACGACGTTAAAAAAGGAAGAATTGGGCAAACGGAGAAGACGGTTCAGAGTTTTTGAAATTGAGAATTTCGGAGAGAGCAATTGTCAAAAAGATTTCGAATTTTTCCAAAGTCTTCCTCAATTTCAAACAAAGTTTTCGAATTTTGCCCAACTCGGTAGTGAAACGAAACTAGGGTTTTAATTTCGATATTTGTCGAAAAGATTTGGGGTGCGATTTAGTCAAACCAGATCAAATGTCGGCATCGACGGTGTCGATCACCGCTGACACGGCGACGGCGACTAGACGGACGGCGATTCTTTCCGGAGAGAAAAAATCCAACTTTGATTACCCGCAAAGCGAATCGCTTGCGAACGGTGGTGTTGGCGAAGCCGGTGGTACGAGCAGCAGAGATCTGAGCCGCGGTGAGGCTACCCTTGATCGATCTCACGGCCAAGATTTGGGTCCTGTGACGAGGAGGTCTGGTTCCGCCGCGACGGGGACTAATACCACCGCCACGCAGCGCCGGACGCGGAAGGTCGCGACTCCTAAGCCTGAGAAATTGGGATGGAAGAGAGTGGTGAGGATATTTGCGAAGCAGCTTGGTGCGCTTTTGATTATCGTTGGGTTGATTCAGTTGGCGAGGAAGATGATTCTCAAGGCTTCGTCTCCGTCCTATCCGATTACTTCTTTTGAAACGGAGATGGCGTTTTCGGGAATGGAGAGTCGAATTGCTGAAGTAGATGCTCTTGTAAAGGCCACAACGAGTACGATGCAGGTTCAAGTTGAATTACTTGATAAGAAGATGGAGAGGGAAGCCAAAGCCCTGAAGCAAGAAATCGAGAGGAAAGCTTCTGCATTTCAGAGTGAGTTGAAGAAGATAGAATCTAGAACCGAGTCACTAGAGAAGTCAGTAGATGAAGTAAATGCCAAACCTTGGGTGTCTAAAGATGAGTTACAGAGGATTTATGAGGAACTGAAGAAGGGTAATGTCGATGATTCGTCTTTTAGTGATGTTAGCATTGATGAATTGAGAGCTTATGCTCGTGATATcatggagaaagagattgagaaacaTGCTGCTGATGGCCTTGGCCGAGTAGACTATGCGGTGGCCTCTGGTGGTGCGTTTGTGATGCAGCATTCAGATCCGTATCTTGTTGGAAAAGCGAGTAGTTGGTTTGCCACAAGCATTCGTCGTGCTCATACCAATTCTGTTAAGATGTTATCTCCGAGTTTTGGGGAGCCTGGTCAGTGTTTTGCTCTGAAAGGTAGCAATGGCTTTGTGCAAATCAGGCTGAGAGGACCAATCGTACCAGAGGCTTTCACATTGGAGCATGTAGCTAAGGTAATGATACTTGCACTGCACAATATTTTTGTCTCAGTTTCAGTTTTCTTCTTGTGTGCTCTTACGACCTTTATTAGCTCACATACATGAGTGTCTGTGTAGAATGGTTTCATATTGAGATGCCTG is drawn from Camelina sativa cultivar DH55 chromosome 8, Cs, whole genome shotgun sequence and contains these coding sequences:
- the LOC104708612 gene encoding protein SAD1/UNC-84 domain protein 1-like: MSASTVSITADTATATRRTAILSGEKKSNFDYPQSESLANGGVGEAGGTSSRDLSRGEATLDRSHGQDLGPVTRRSGSAATGTNTTATQRRTRKVATPKPEKLGWKRVVRIFAKQLGALLIIVGLIQLARKMILKASSPSYPITSFETEMAFSGMESRIAEVDALVKATTSTMQVQVELLDKKMEREAKALKQEIERKASAFQSELKKIESRTESLEKSVDEVNAKPWVSKDELQRIYEELKKGNVDDSSFSDVSIDELRAYARDIMEKEIEKHAADGLGRVDYAVASGGAFVMQHSDPYLVGKASSWFATSIRRAHTNSVKMLSPSFGEPGQCFALKGSNGFVQIRLRGPIVPEAFTLEHVAKSVAYDRSSAPKGCRVSGWLQGQESSVDEEKIQLLTEFTYDLDRSNAQTFNILDSSYSGLVDTVRLDFTSNHGSDSHTCIYRFRVHGSAPDPVSVVETSLDQDSSSE